In a genomic window of Styela clava chromosome 11, kaStyClav1.hap1.2, whole genome shotgun sequence:
- the LOC120347397 gene encoding uncharacterized protein LOC120347397, translated as MISYRHPYQSLMNFQGFTFGAQNYYTNYIEEDKVRNTVIPTRIAYDASLVQRPSFTELTPVYKSSSPKNESEKSRPQKRKLFTIDSILDKDGKKEQEEGRANKRIRKDSDEFSLPERKVEDGRSRDSGISSTGSVDSDTSNNESETNSIEVYDEKSISSSPITRTSPIQRLDGKFHNASPFLPPPSINRQQLPTLPSAIYRGHNPSPIPMRFGIPNLHSTPEMRHRPMPSFPCDIRAIPMNHHTLGEGKHTAFLFSNGMQIPLSNAPTAVIEEKNKANRKSKRLRTVFTPDQLEQMEDEFSKQHYLVGTDRFHLAKKLNLAETQVKVWFQNRRIKWRKQKLEKNKDCDRDAESDQSNQSS; from the coding sequence ATGATTTCATACCGGCACCCGTATCAATCGTTGATGAACTTTCAGGGTTTTACTTTCGGAGCTCAAAATTACTATACGAACTACATAGAAGAAGACAAAGTCAGGAATACAGTAATTCCAACAAGAATTGCGTACGATGCTTCTCTTGTGCAACGACCAAGTTTTACGGAGTTAACTCCTGTTTATAAATCTTCGTCACCCAAAAATGAATCAGAGAAGAGCAGACCACAGAAAAGGAAACTTTTTACTATCGACTCCATCCTCGATAAAGATGGCAAAAAAGAACAAGAGGAAGGTCGTGCAAACAAACGAATTAGGAAAGATTCAGATGAGTTCTCTCTTCCAGAACGCAAAGTCGAAGATGGTCGCTCACGAGACTCCGGCATATCTTCTACTGGATCCGTCGATTCTGATACCTCAAACAACGAATCAGAAACAAACAGCATAGAAGTATACGATGAGAAGTCAATAAGTTCGAGCCCCATTACCCGTACGTCTCCCATCCAGAGACTAGATGGAAAGTTCCACAATGCCTCGCCTTTCCTACCACCACCCTCTATCAACCGTCAGCAACTTCCAACGTTACCAAGTGCAATCTATCGAGGCCATAATCCGTCACCTATTCCTATGCGATTTGGTATACCAAACCTACATTCCACACCAGAGATGAGACATAGGCCGATGCCATCTTTTCCGTGTGATATCAGAGCGATACCGATGAACCATCATACATTGGGGGAAGGTAAACATACGGCGTTCCTTTTCAGTAATGGGATGCAAATTCCTCTGTCAAATGCGCCTACGGCTGTCATCGAAGAAAAAAACAAAGCCAACAGGAAGTCCAAAAGATTGCGAACAGTTTTTACTCCAGACCAACTTGAGCAAATGGAAGACGAATTCTCCAAGCAACATTACCTAGTTGGAACTGACAGATTTCATTTGGCAAAGAAGCTGAACCTTGCCGAAACACAAGTGAAGGTTTGGTTTCAAAACAGACGTATCAAGTGGAGAAAGCAGAAATTAGAGAAGAACAAAGACTGCGACAGGGATGCTGAAAGTGATCAGAGCAATCAGTCCTCATAG